One genomic region from Pseudomonas sp. R5-89-07 encodes:
- the flhB gene encoding flagellar biosynthesis protein FlhB, translating into MAESESGQDKTEDPTEKRKKDSREKGEIARSKELNTVATMMAGAGALLIYGGGLALDLLELMKHNFSLPREVLLNPDSMGQYLLHSGKIAILAVQPILITLLLAALIGPVALGGWLFAAGSMAPKFSRMNPAAGLKRMFSTKALVELLKALAKFILILFVALSVLSSDIDDLLRIAHEPLESAIIHSLQVVGWSALWMSAGLIIIAAVDAPIQLWESHKKLLMTKQEVRDEHKDQEGRPEVKQRIRQLQREMSQRKMMASVPDADVIITNPTHYAVALKYDPEKGGAPMLLAKGSDFTALKIREIAVANDILLLESPALARSIFYSTDLDQEIPAGLYLAVAQVLAYVYQIRQYRAGKGKRPDPLKDLPIPPDLRRDT; encoded by the coding sequence ATGGCCGAGAGCGAGAGCGGTCAGGACAAAACAGAAGACCCCACGGAGAAACGTAAAAAGGACTCCAGGGAAAAGGGCGAGATCGCACGCTCCAAAGAGCTCAATACCGTTGCGACCATGATGGCCGGTGCCGGCGCGCTGCTGATCTACGGCGGTGGCCTGGCGCTGGACTTGCTGGAACTGATGAAGCACAACTTCAGTTTGCCCCGCGAGGTACTGCTCAACCCTGATTCCATGGGGCAATACCTGCTGCACTCGGGAAAAATCGCGATCCTGGCGGTGCAGCCGATTCTGATCACATTATTGCTGGCCGCGCTGATCGGCCCGGTCGCCCTCGGCGGCTGGCTGTTTGCCGCCGGCAGCATGGCGCCCAAGTTCAGCCGCATGAATCCGGCGGCCGGGCTCAAGCGCATGTTTTCCACCAAGGCCCTGGTGGAGCTGCTCAAGGCCCTGGCCAAATTCATTCTGATTCTGTTCGTAGCGTTGTCGGTGTTGTCATCCGACATCGACGACTTGCTGCGCATCGCCCATGAACCGCTGGAGTCGGCGATTATCCATAGCCTGCAAGTGGTGGGGTGGAGTGCGTTGTGGATGTCTGCCGGGCTGATCATCATTGCGGCGGTAGACGCGCCGATCCAGCTGTGGGAAAGCCACAAGAAACTGCTGATGACCAAGCAGGAAGTGCGCGACGAACACAAGGATCAGGAAGGGCGCCCAGAGGTCAAGCAGCGCATCCGCCAACTGCAGCGCGAAATGTCTCAGCGCAAGATGATGGCCTCGGTGCCCGATGCCGATGTGATCATCACCAACCCGACCCACTACGCCGTCGCCCTCAAGTACGACCCGGAGAAGGGTGGCGCGCCCATGCTGCTGGCCAAGGGCAGTGACTTTACCGCGCTGAAAATTCGCGAAATCGCCGTGGCCAACGACATTCTGCTGCTGGAATCGCCGGCCCTGGCGCGCTCGATTTTCTACTCCACCGACCTCGACCAGGAAATCCCGGCCGGGCTGTACCTGGCCGTGGCGCAGGTATTGGCCTACGTCTATCAGATCCGCCAGTACCGCGCGGGCAAGGGCAAGCGCCCGGATCCGCTCAAGGACCTGCCGATTCCGCCGGATTTGCGTCGCGACACGTAA
- the fliA gene encoding RNA polymerase sigma factor FliA, whose translation MTSSGYNLYKKSARDSQGELIERYAPLVKRIAYHLLARLPASVQVEDLIQAGMIGLLEVSTKYDASKGASFETYAGIRIRGAMLDEVRKGDWAPRSVHRNTRMVSDAIRAIEAKTGRDAKDHEVAAELQLSLDDYYGILNDTLGSRLFSFDDLLQDGEHEGLHEDGASAHMEPSRDLEDERFQGALAEAIANLPERERLVLALYYDEELNLKEIGEVLGVSESRVSQLHSQCAARLRGRLGEWRAR comes from the coding sequence ATGACATCCAGCGGCTACAACCTTTACAAAAAGTCGGCACGTGACAGTCAGGGCGAGTTGATCGAGCGCTATGCGCCGCTGGTCAAGCGCATTGCCTATCACCTGTTGGCGCGCCTGCCCGCCAGCGTGCAGGTGGAAGACCTGATCCAGGCCGGGATGATCGGCCTGCTTGAAGTGTCGACCAAATACGACGCGAGCAAGGGTGCGAGTTTCGAGACGTATGCGGGTATCCGTATCCGTGGCGCGATGCTCGATGAGGTGCGTAAAGGGGATTGGGCGCCGCGCTCGGTACACCGCAATACGCGAATGGTCAGTGACGCAATTCGCGCAATTGAAGCAAAAACCGGTCGTGACGCTAAAGATCATGAAGTTGCGGCCGAACTCCAATTGAGTCTCGACGATTATTACGGGATTTTGAACGATACCTTGGGCAGCCGCCTGTTCAGTTTCGACGACCTGTTGCAGGACGGCGAACACGAAGGGCTGCATGAGGACGGCGCGAGCGCGCATATGGAACCGTCGCGCGATCTGGAAGATGAACGTTTCCAGGGAGCGCTGGCGGAGGCCATTGCCAATTTGCCGGAGCGCGAGCGCCTGGTGTTGGCGCTGTACTACGACGAGGAGCTGAACCTCAAGGAAATCGGTGAGGTCCTGGGGGTCAGCGAATCGCGTGTCAGCCAGTTGCATAGCCAGTGCGCGGCCCGCTTGCGGGGGCGGTTGGGAGAGTGGCGCGCGCGCTGA
- a CDS encoding chemotaxis protein CheA has protein sequence MSFGADEEILQDFLVEAGEILEQLSEQLVELESRPDDANLLNAIFRGFHTVKGGAGFLQLHELVECCHIAENVFDILRKGERQVDSELMDVILEALDAVNGMFSQVRERAPVTAATPELLAALARLAEPAAEAPVAQAEPEPVVEAEPDVTDSEFEQLLDSLNAVKAQAEAPATAPAAPVAAPTSEDITDAEFESLLDQLHGKGQFAADAVAPAAAPPAPAASASTDITDDEFEALLDQLHGKGTFVAEALPNVAATAAAPAAKSEPAADGLISDNEFEALLDELHGKGKFTEVAPAPVTAAAVATPAPVAAKAAAPVAKPAPAPAAAPAPARAAAAPVGEKPASEAETTVRVDTARLDDIMNMVGELVLVRNRLVRLGLNSGDETMQKAVSNLDVVTADLQTAVMKTRMQPIKKVFGRFPRLVRDLARQLKKEIILELVGEETDLDKNLVEALADPLVHLVRNAVDHGVETPEEREASGKSRGGKVILAAEQEGDHILLSITDDGKGMDPTILRNIAVKRGVMDKDAADRLTDTECYNLIFAPGFSTKTEISDVSGRGVGMDVVKTKISQLNGSINIYSTKGQGSKIVIKVPLTLAIMPTLMVMLGNQAFAFPLVNVNEIFHLDLSRTNVVDGQEVVIVRDKALPLFYLKRWLVASAKHEEQREGHVVILSVGTQRIGFVVDQLVGQEEVVIKPLGKMLQGTPGMSGATITGDGRIALILDVPSMLKRYAARRI, from the coding sequence ATGAGCTTCGGCGCCGATGAAGAAATCCTTCAGGATTTCCTTGTAGAGGCCGGCGAAATTTTAGAGCAACTGTCCGAACAACTGGTCGAGCTGGAAAGCCGTCCGGATGATGCGAACCTGCTCAATGCAATTTTTCGCGGTTTTCACACTGTAAAAGGGGGCGCCGGCTTCCTCCAGCTCCATGAGCTGGTGGAGTGCTGCCACATCGCCGAGAACGTGTTCGACATCCTGCGCAAGGGTGAGCGTCAGGTTGACTCGGAGTTGATGGACGTGATTCTCGAAGCACTGGATGCGGTCAACGGCATGTTCAGCCAAGTGCGTGAACGTGCACCGGTCACCGCCGCCACGCCGGAACTGCTGGCCGCCCTAGCGCGCCTGGCGGAACCCGCCGCCGAAGCACCGGTTGCGCAAGCCGAGCCTGAGCCTGTGGTAGAAGCCGAGCCGGACGTGACCGACAGCGAGTTCGAACAGCTGCTCGATTCGCTCAATGCGGTCAAGGCTCAAGCTGAGGCTCCGGCCACGGCTCCGGCCGCGCCGGTTGCCGCGCCGACCAGCGAAGACATTACCGATGCGGAATTCGAATCCCTGCTCGACCAGTTGCATGGCAAGGGCCAGTTCGCGGCCGACGCCGTGGCACCCGCCGCTGCACCGCCAGCGCCGGCCGCCAGCGCCAGCACCGATATTACCGACGATGAATTCGAGGCCCTGCTCGATCAACTGCATGGCAAAGGCACGTTCGTCGCCGAAGCCCTGCCGAATGTTGCGGCCACCGCAGCCGCTCCAGCCGCCAAGTCTGAACCGGCCGCTGATGGACTGATCTCCGACAACGAGTTCGAGGCGTTGCTGGACGAACTGCACGGCAAAGGCAAGTTCACCGAAGTGGCCCCGGCCCCGGTCACCGCCGCAGCGGTCGCTACGCCCGCACCGGTTGCTGCCAAGGCCGCGGCGCCGGTCGCCAAGCCAGCGCCTGCACCGGCTGCCGCGCCCGCTCCGGCGCGTGCCGCCGCGGCGCCGGTTGGCGAAAAACCTGCCAGTGAAGCCGAAACCACCGTGCGCGTGGACACTGCGCGCCTGGACGACATCATGAACATGGTCGGCGAACTGGTACTGGTGCGTAACCGCCTGGTACGCCTGGGTCTGAACAGTGGTGATGAAACCATGCAGAAGGCCGTGTCGAACCTCGACGTGGTCACCGCCGACCTGCAAACCGCCGTGATGAAAACGCGCATGCAGCCGATCAAGAAAGTCTTCGGCCGCTTCCCGCGCCTGGTGCGTGACTTGGCGCGCCAGCTCAAGAAAGAAATCATTCTGGAACTGGTGGGCGAAGAAACCGACCTCGACAAGAACCTCGTCGAGGCCCTGGCCGACCCGCTGGTCCACTTGGTGCGCAACGCCGTCGACCATGGCGTGGAAACCCCGGAAGAGCGCGAAGCCTCGGGCAAGTCACGGGGTGGCAAAGTGATCCTGGCGGCGGAGCAAGAGGGCGACCATATCCTGCTGTCGATCACCGATGACGGCAAAGGCATGGACCCGACCATTTTGCGCAATATCGCGGTCAAGCGTGGCGTGATGGACAAGGACGCCGCCGACCGCCTCACCGACACCGAGTGCTACAACTTGATCTTTGCCCCCGGCTTCTCGACCAAGACCGAGATTTCCGACGTGTCCGGCCGTGGCGTCGGCATGGACGTGGTGAAGACCAAGATCAGCCAGCTCAACGGCTCGATCAATATCTACTCGACCAAGGGCCAGGGCTCGAAAATCGTCATCAAGGTGCCGTTGACCTTGGCGATCATGCCGACCCTGATGGTGATGCTGGGCAACCAGGCATTCGCCTTCCCGCTGGTCAACGTCAACGAGATTTTCCACCTCGACCTCTCGCGCACCAACGTGGTGGACGGCCAGGAAGTGGTGATCGTGCGCGACAAGGCATTGCCATTGTTCTACCTCAAGCGCTGGCTGGTGGCCTCGGCCAAGCATGAAGAGCAGCGCGAAGGCCATGTGGTGATTCTGTCGGTGGGCACCCAGCGCATCGGCTTTGTGGTCGACCAGCTGGTGGGCCAGGAAGAAGTGGTCATCAAGCCGTTGGGCAAAATGCTGCAGGGAACCCCAGGCATGTCGGGCGCAACCATCACGGGTGACGGCCGCATCGCGCTGATTCTCGATGTCCCGAGCATGCTCAAGCGTTACGCCGCACGGCGTATTTGA
- a CDS encoding chemotaxis response regulator CheY: MKILIVDDFSTMRRIIKNLLRDLGFTNTVEADDGITAIPILNSGSIDFLVTDWNMPGMTGIDLLRHVRADEKLRSLPVLMVTAEAKREQIIEAAQAGVNGYVVKPFTALALKEKIEKIFERIHG; this comes from the coding sequence ATGAAAATCCTCATCGTTGATGACTTCTCAACGATGCGGCGGATCATAAAAAACCTGTTGCGTGACCTTGGGTTCACAAACACGGTCGAGGCGGACGACGGCATTACAGCCATTCCGATCCTCAACAGCGGGAGCATCGACTTTCTGGTAACCGACTGGAACATGCCGGGCATGACCGGTATCGACTTGCTGCGCCATGTGCGCGCCGATGAAAAACTGCGCAGCCTGCCGGTGCTGATGGTGACCGCCGAAGCCAAGCGTGAACAGATCATCGAAGCCGCCCAGGCCGGGGTCAACGGTTACGTGGTCAAGCCATTCACAGCATTGGCCTTGAAAGAGAAGATCGAAAAAATCTTCGAACGCATCCACGGCTAA
- the fleN gene encoding flagellar synthesis regulator FleN, whose amino-acid sequence MGSMHPVQVIAVTGGKGGVGKTNVSVNLSLALAELGRRVMLLDADLGLANVDVLLGLTPKHTLADVIEGRCELRDVLLQGPGGIRIVPAASGTQSMVHLSPAQHAGLIQAFSDIGDNLDVLVIDTAAGIGESVVSFVRAAQEVLLVVCDEPTSITDAYALIKLLNRDYGMNRFRVLANMAQSPQEGRNLFAKLTKVTDRFLDVALQYVGAVPYDECVRKAVQKQRAVYEAFPRSKCALAFKAIAQKVDTWPLPANPRGHLEFFVERLVHQTSAGPVL is encoded by the coding sequence ATGGGCAGCATGCATCCCGTACAGGTGATCGCGGTGACCGGCGGCAAAGGTGGCGTCGGCAAAACTAACGTGTCAGTGAATTTGTCCCTGGCGCTGGCAGAGCTTGGCCGTCGCGTCATGCTGCTGGATGCTGACCTGGGCCTGGCGAACGTGGACGTTCTGCTGGGGCTGACACCCAAACACACCCTCGCCGATGTGATCGAAGGCCGCTGTGAGCTGCGCGATGTGCTGCTCCAGGGCCCCGGTGGCATCCGCATCGTGCCGGCCGCCTCGGGTACCCAGAGCATGGTGCACCTGAGCCCGGCGCAGCATGCCGGCCTGATCCAGGCCTTCAGCGATATCGGCGACAACCTCGACGTGCTGGTGATCGACACCGCAGCCGGGATCGGCGAGTCGGTGGTCAGCTTTGTCCGCGCAGCGCAAGAAGTGCTGCTGGTGGTGTGCGACGAACCCACCTCGATCACTGACGCCTACGCCCTGATCAAACTGCTTAACCGTGACTACGGCATGAACCGCTTCCGCGTGCTGGCCAATATGGCCCAGAGCCCGCAGGAAGGGCGCAACCTGTTCGCCAAGTTGACCAAGGTCACGGATCGCTTTCTCGACGTCGCCTTACAATACGTCGGTGCGGTTCCCTATGACGAGTGTGTACGCAAGGCCGTGCAAAAGCAGCGTGCGGTCTACGAAGCGTTCCCTCGTTCCAAGTGCGCGCTGGCGTTCAAGGCCATTGCCCAGAAGGTTGATACCTGGCCGTTGCCGGCCAACCCTCGCGGGCATCTGGAGTTTTTCGTCGAGCGATTGGTGCATCAGACGAGCGCAGGACCTGTGCTATGA
- the flhF gene encoding flagellar biosynthesis protein FlhF has translation MQVKRFFAADMRQAMKLVRDELGADAAIIGNRRIAGGVELTAALDYTPQALAPRVPNMELEDELRKTASRIVSAQAELSMRGDSDATTNRQLFAGLPLTAAEPLVEPTFVEPPRPAAPAPAAAVDQRVFDSMRFELNGLRELLEVQLGSLAWTQLQGSKPQQANLWRRLQRIGLSGPLSRDLLALTAEVQEPRQAWRMLLAHLARMIATPEIEPLEEGGVIAMVGPAGMGKTTTLAKLAARYVLKYGASNIALVSMDSYRIGAQEQLKTLGRILNVPVTHVDPGQSLANALDPLLRKRVVLIDTAGLQASDPALRMQLESLAGRGIKSKNYLVLATTSQKQVLTAAYHSYKRCGLAGCILTKLDETASLGEVLSLAISHELPVAYLTDGPRIPDDLHLPRRHQLVSRAVSVQMQDEPSEEAMADMFADLYHNPAKRVG, from the coding sequence ATGCAAGTGAAGCGTTTTTTCGCCGCCGATATGCGTCAGGCCATGAAGTTGGTCCGCGATGAGCTGGGCGCCGATGCCGCGATTATCGGTAACCGTCGTATTGCCGGCGGTGTCGAGCTGACGGCTGCCCTGGATTACACGCCCCAGGCCCTGGCTCCGCGCGTGCCGAACATGGAGCTTGAAGACGAGTTGCGCAAGACCGCTTCGCGCATCGTCTCGGCCCAGGCCGAACTGAGCATGCGTGGCGACAGCGATGCCACCACCAATCGCCAATTGTTCGCCGGCCTGCCGCTGACCGCCGCCGAGCCGCTGGTGGAACCTACCTTTGTCGAGCCGCCACGTCCCGCAGCGCCAGCCCCGGCCGCCGCGGTCGACCAGCGCGTGTTCGATTCGATGCGCTTTGAACTCAACGGCCTGCGTGAGCTGCTCGAAGTGCAGCTGGGCTCCCTGGCCTGGACGCAACTGCAAGGCAGCAAGCCGCAACAAGCCAACCTGTGGCGTCGCCTGCAGCGCATCGGCCTGTCCGGCCCGTTGTCCCGCGACCTGCTGGCGCTGACTGCCGAAGTCCAGGAGCCGCGCCAAGCCTGGCGTATGCTGCTGGCGCACCTGGCACGGATGATCGCCACCCCGGAAATCGAACCCCTGGAAGAAGGCGGTGTGATTGCTATGGTCGGCCCTGCCGGCATGGGCAAGACCACCACCCTGGCCAAGCTGGCCGCGCGTTATGTGCTCAAGTACGGCGCGTCGAATATCGCGTTGGTGAGCATGGACAGCTACCGCATTGGCGCCCAGGAGCAACTCAAGACCCTGGGCCGCATCCTCAATGTGCCGGTGACCCACGTCGACCCGGGCCAGTCCCTGGCCAATGCCCTCGACCCACTGCTGCGCAAGCGCGTGGTGTTGATCGATACCGCCGGCCTGCAAGCCAGCGACCCGGCCCTGCGCATGCAGCTCGAAAGCCTGGCCGGACGCGGCATCAAGTCAAAAAATTACCTGGTGCTTGCAACCACCAGCCAGAAACAGGTTCTTACCGCTGCCTATCACAGCTACAAACGCTGCGGTCTGGCCGGTTGCATCCTGACCAAACTGGATGAAACTGCCAGCCTCGGCGAAGTGCTGAGCCTGGCGATCAGTCATGAATTACCGGTCGCCTATCTGACCGACGGGCCGCGGATCCCGGATGATTTGCATCTGCCGCGCCGTCATCAGTTGGTCAGCCGTGCTGTCAGTGTGCAAATGCAAGACGAGCCTAGCGAGGAAGCGATGGCCGACATGTTCGCCGACCTTTATCACAACCCGGCAAAGCGGGTGGGGTGA
- the flhA gene encoding flagellar biosynthesis protein FlhA, protein MLSTARGTLTDLSRGNLGVPLLLLVMLAMMMLPMPPFLLDVFFTFNIALSVVVLLVCVYALRPLDFAVFPTILLVATLLRLALNVASTRVVMLHGQDGHAAAGKVIQAFGEVVIGGNYVVGIVVFAILMIINFVVVTKGAGRISEVSARFTLDAMPGKQMAIDADLNAGLIDQNQAKSRRLEVAQEAEFYGSMDGASKFVRGDAIAGLLILFINLIGGMAVGIFQHGMTFGDAGKVYALLTIGDGLVAQLPSLLLSTAAAIMVTRASGSEDMGKQISRQMFASPKALAVAAGIMAIMGLVPGMPHVSFLSMAAMAGGGAYLFWKKQNAVKVQAQQEIARQQELLPSPARAQETKELGWDDVTPIDMIGLEVGYRLIPLVDRNQGGQLLARIKGVRKKLSQDLGFLMPTVHIRDNLDLAPSAYRLTLMGVILAEAEIYPDRELAINPGQVFGTLNGITAKDPAFGLEAVWIEVSQRSQAQSLGYTVVDASTVVATHLNQILYKHSHELIGHEEVQQLMGLLAKASPKLAEELVPGVLSLSQLLKVLQALLAEQVPVRDIRSIAEAIANNAAKSQDTAALVAAVRVGLSRAIVQSIVGIESELPVITLEPRLEQILLNSIQKAGQGQEEGVLLEPSMAEKLQRSLIEAAQRQEMQGQPVILLVAGPVRAMLSRFGRLAVPNLHVLAYQEIPDNKQVTIVATVGPNG, encoded by the coding sequence ATGCTCAGCACGGCCCGTGGCACCCTGACTGACCTGTCGCGGGGCAATCTGGGTGTGCCATTGTTGTTGCTGGTGATGCTGGCAATGATGATGTTGCCGATGCCGCCGTTCCTGCTCGACGTGTTCTTCACCTTCAACATCGCGCTGTCGGTGGTGGTGCTGCTGGTGTGTGTGTATGCCCTGCGCCCGCTGGATTTCGCGGTGTTCCCGACCATCCTGCTGGTGGCAACCCTGCTGCGCCTGGCGCTGAACGTGGCGTCCACCCGCGTGGTGATGCTGCACGGCCAGGACGGCCACGCCGCCGCCGGTAAGGTGATCCAGGCCTTCGGTGAAGTGGTGATCGGCGGTAACTACGTGGTCGGTATCGTGGTGTTCGCGATCCTGATGATCATCAACTTCGTGGTGGTGACCAAGGGCGCCGGGCGGATTTCCGAGGTGAGCGCGCGCTTTACCCTGGACGCGATGCCCGGCAAGCAGATGGCCATCGACGCCGACCTCAATGCCGGCCTGATCGACCAGAACCAGGCGAAATCCCGACGCCTGGAGGTAGCCCAGGAAGCCGAGTTCTACGGCTCTATGGACGGCGCGAGCAAATTCGTGCGCGGTGATGCCATCGCCGGCCTGCTGATCCTGTTCATCAACCTGATCGGCGGCATGGCCGTGGGTATCTTCCAGCACGGCATGACCTTCGGCGATGCGGGCAAGGTGTACGCGTTGCTGACCATTGGTGACGGTTTAGTGGCGCAATTGCCATCACTGTTGTTATCCACAGCGGCAGCCATCATGGTCACCCGTGCTTCGGGCTCCGAAGACATGGGCAAGCAGATCAGCCGGCAGATGTTCGCTTCCCCCAAAGCATTGGCCGTGGCGGCGGGCATCATGGCGATCATGGGCCTCGTGCCGGGCATGCCCCACGTCTCGTTTCTGAGCATGGCAGCCATGGCTGGCGGCGGGGCCTACCTGTTCTGGAAGAAGCAGAACGCGGTGAAGGTCCAGGCTCAGCAAGAGATTGCCCGCCAGCAGGAGCTGCTGCCATCCCCGGCCCGCGCCCAGGAAACCAAGGAGCTGGGCTGGGACGACGTGACCCCGATCGACATGATCGGCCTGGAAGTCGGTTACCGCCTGATTCCGTTGGTGGACCGCAACCAGGGCGGCCAGTTGCTCGCGCGGATCAAGGGCGTGCGCAAGAAGCTGTCCCAGGACCTGGGCTTTCTGATGCCCACCGTGCATATCCGCGACAACCTCGACCTGGCGCCCAGCGCCTACCGCCTGACCTTGATGGGCGTAATCCTGGCCGAGGCCGAGATCTACCCGGATCGCGAACTGGCGATCAACCCCGGCCAGGTGTTCGGTACGCTTAACGGCATCACCGCCAAAGATCCGGCTTTTGGCCTGGAAGCGGTGTGGATCGAAGTCAGCCAGCGCAGCCAGGCGCAGTCCCTCGGTTATACCGTGGTCGACGCCAGCACCGTGGTCGCTACCCACCTCAACCAGATTCTCTACAAGCACTCCCACGAGCTGATCGGCCACGAGGAAGTCCAGCAATTGATGGGTTTGCTGGCCAAAGCCTCGCCAAAACTGGCCGAAGAGCTGGTGCCGGGCGTGCTGTCGCTGTCACAGTTGCTCAAGGTGCTGCAAGCCTTGCTCGCCGAGCAAGTGCCGGTACGGGATATTCGCAGCATTGCCGAGGCCATCGCCAACAATGCCGCCAAGAGTCAAGATACTGCCGCGCTGGTGGCTGCGGTGCGCGTCGGTTTGTCCCGCGCCATCGTGCAAAGCATTGTAGGCATTGAGTCTGAGCTGCCTGTGATCACCTTGGAGCCAAGGTTGGAACAGATATTGCTCAATAGTATTCAGAAGGCAGGGCAAGGCCAGGAAGAAGGTGTTTTGCTGGAGCCAAGCATGGCTGAAAAGCTGCAGCGTTCGTTGATCGAAGCCGCGCAGCGCCAGGAAATGCAGGGCCAGCCGGTGATTCTGCTGGTGGCCGGACCAGTCCGCGCGATGTTGTCGCGCTTCGGGCGCCTGGCAGTACCGAATTTGCACGTGTTGGCTTACCAGGAAATTCCTGACAATAAGCAAGTGACTATCGTCGCGACAGTAGGGCCCAACGGCTGA
- the fliR gene encoding flagellar biosynthetic protein FliR has protein sequence MQSLLALTDTQISTWVASFILPLFRVTAMLMAMPVFGTTLVPRRVRLYFAVAITVVIVPGLPPMPPVNALDLSALLLIAEQVLIGAMLGFSLSLFFQAFVVAGQIISVQMGMGFASMVDPTNGVSAAVIGQFLTMLVTLLFLAMNGHLVAFEVLTESFTTLPVGSGLVVNHFWEVVGRLGWVLGASLLLVLPAITALLVVNIAFGVMTRAAPQLNIFSIGFPLTLVLGMGIFWIGLADILNQYQPLATDALQFLRDLARAR, from the coding sequence ATGCAATCGTTACTGGCCTTGACCGACACCCAGATCAGTACCTGGGTGGCCTCGTTCATCCTGCCGCTGTTTCGCGTCACGGCCATGTTGATGGCCATGCCGGTGTTCGGCACCACCCTGGTACCGCGGCGTGTGCGGCTGTATTTTGCGGTCGCGATTACCGTCGTCATCGTGCCGGGCCTGCCGCCGATGCCCCCGGTCAACGCGCTCGACCTCAGCGCGCTGCTGCTGATCGCCGAACAGGTCCTGATCGGCGCCATGCTGGGCTTTTCCCTGAGCCTGTTTTTCCAGGCGTTCGTGGTCGCCGGGCAAATCATTTCGGTGCAGATGGGCATGGGCTTCGCGTCCATGGTCGACCCCACCAACGGTGTGTCGGCGGCGGTGATCGGGCAGTTCCTGACCATGCTGGTGACCTTGCTGTTCCTGGCCATGAACGGCCATCTGGTGGCGTTCGAGGTGCTGACCGAAAGCTTCACCACCTTGCCGGTCGGCTCGGGACTGGTGGTCAACCATTTCTGGGAAGTGGTCGGGCGCCTCGGCTGGGTATTGGGCGCGTCCTTGCTGCTGGTGTTGCCGGCGATCACTGCGCTGCTGGTGGTCAACATCGCGTTTGGCGTGATGACCCGTGCGGCGCCGCAACTGAACATCTTCTCGATTGGCTTCCCATTGACTCTGGTGTTGGGCATGGGGATTTTCTGGATCGGCCTGGCTGACATTCTCAATCAGTATCAACCGCTGGCGACCGACGCCCTGCAGTTCCTACGTGACTTGGCACGGGCGCGCTGA
- a CDS encoding protein phosphatase CheZ yields the protein MEHNETSQGDFESTLKKHAHQLVESLEKGQFADAVQLIHELNQTRDRGLYQEVGKLTRELHSAIVNFQIDPRMPQAEEISQITDATERLSYVVRLTEAAANRTMDLVENATPLVNGMASEAQALSVDWGRFMRREVGAEEFRELARRVDGFLSRSEQENRTVASNLNDILLAQDYQDLTGQVIKRVTQLVTEVESNLLKLVLMAGQVDRFAGIEHDREAILSEKDPQKHLAKGEGPQIHADKREDVVSGQDDVDDLLSSLGF from the coding sequence ATGGAGCATAACGAAACGTCACAGGGCGACTTTGAGTCGACCTTGAAAAAACATGCTCACCAGTTGGTCGAAAGCCTCGAAAAAGGCCAGTTCGCCGATGCGGTGCAGTTGATCCATGAGCTTAACCAGACCCGTGACCGCGGCCTGTACCAGGAAGTGGGCAAGCTCACGCGTGAGCTGCACAGTGCGATCGTCAATTTCCAGATTGACCCGCGCATGCCCCAGGCCGAAGAAATTTCGCAGATCACCGACGCCACTGAACGCCTGTCCTATGTGGTCAGGCTGACCGAGGCGGCGGCCAACCGCACCATGGACCTGGTGGAAAACGCTACGCCTCTGGTCAACGGCATGGCCAGCGAAGCCCAGGCCTTGAGCGTTGACTGGGGGCGCTTCATGCGCCGTGAAGTGGGGGCTGAAGAGTTCCGTGAGCTGGCCCGCAGAGTCGACGGTTTTCTGTCGCGCAGCGAACAGGAAAACCGCACGGTGGCCAGCAACCTCAACGACATTCTGCTCGCCCAGGATTATCAGGACCTTACCGGTCAGGTGATCAAGCGTGTGACCCAATTGGTCACCGAAGTGGAAAGCAACCTGCTCAAACTGGTGCTCATGGCCGGCCAGGTCGACCGTTTTGCCGGCATCGAACATGACCGCGAAGCGATCCTCTCGGAAAAAGATCCACAAAAACATCTCGCCAAGGGTGAAGGTCCGCAGATTCATGCCGATAAACGTGAAGACGTCGTATCCGGTCAAGATGACGTAGACGATTTGCTGTCCAGTTTAGGCTTCTAA
- the fliQ gene encoding flagellar biosynthesis protein FliQ, which produces MTPEVAVDLFREALWLTTVMVAVLVVPSLLVGLLVAMFQAATQINEQTLSFLPRLLVMLITLIVAGPWLVQTFMEYILQLYGSIPQLIG; this is translated from the coding sequence ATGACCCCAGAAGTTGCCGTCGACCTGTTCCGTGAAGCGCTGTGGCTGACCACCGTGATGGTCGCCGTGCTGGTGGTGCCGAGCCTGCTGGTCGGCCTGCTGGTGGCGATGTTCCAGGCGGCCACCCAGATCAACGAGCAGACCCTGAGCTTCCTGCCGCGCCTGCTGGTTATGCTGATCACGTTGATCGTCGCCGGCCCGTGGCTGGTGCAAACCTTCATGGAATACATCCTGCAGCTGTACGGCAGTATTCCGCAGTTGATCGGCTGA